The following DNA comes from Ornithinimicrobium avium.
GGCGAACGACGAGCGCTGCCTGGTCGTGCGCAACGGGTTCTTCTCCTACCGCTGGTCCCAGATCCTGCAGATGGGCGGGATCACCGAGGACGTGACCGTCCTCACCGCCCGTCCGACGCAGGACACCCACCCCTCGCCGTGGGCGCCGCCCCCGGTCGAGGAGGTCCTCGCCGCGATCGCCGAGCAGCGCCCGAAGGTCGTCCTCGCCGCCCACGTCGAGACCGCCTCGGGCATCCTGCTCCCGGACGACTACGTGCGGAAGGTGGGCAGGGCCACCCGCGAGGCCGGCGGCCTCTTCGTCCTCGACTGCATCGCCTCCGGTGCGCTGTGGGTGGACATGAAGGACCTCGCCGTCGACGTGCTGATCAGCGCCCCGCAGAAGGGCTGGAGCGGCACGCCGGGCACCGCTTACGTCATGGTCGAGGAGCGGGCGCGGGAGGTGATCGGGGCCACCACCTCGAGCAGCTTCGTCACCGACCTGAAGAAGTGGCTGACGATCACCGACGGCTACGCGGAGGGCAAGCACGCCTACCACGCGACGGTTCCGACCGACACGATCGTGCACAACACCGAGCTCATGCTCCTGGCCCGGCAGCGCGGCCTGCCGGCCCTGAAGGAGGCGCAGGTCGAGCTGGGCACCAAGGTGCGCGCGCTGCTCGCCGGGCGCGGGTTCCTCTCGGTCGCCGCCGAGGGGTACGGCGCTCCCGGGGTGGTCGTCGTCCACACCGACGACCCGGGCCTGCGCTCGGGGGCGAAGTTCGTGGAGGTCGGGGTGCAGGCGGCCGGGGGCGTGCCGCTCATGTGCGGCGAGCCGGAGGACTTCTCCACCTTCCGCCTGGGACTGTTCGGGCTGGACAAGCTGGCCGACGTGGACGGCACGGTCGCGCGGCTCGCGGCAGCGCTGGACCGGGTCGAGGCTCTCTGAGGCATCTGAGGCAGGCGGGCGACCGCCTGCCGAAAGGACGCCGGGCGCACGCCGTGCTCAGCGCCGGCCGAGCATCCCCTTGACGTACTCCGCCTGGCCCAGGTGCTTGGTCGCGTCCGCCAGGACCGAGAAGACACGGACGCCGAGGGTGACCGGCGGGTCCCAGCGCTCGTCGACGACCCGCCCGTAGTCCT
Coding sequences within:
- a CDS encoding aminotransferase class V-fold PLP-dependent enzyme produces the protein MDLPRTDIDPDGLLEYSVVFSDLSLNHMSKRFVAVMQQLVEVLRTTYNADSVALVPGGGSYGMESVARQLANDERCLVVRNGFFSYRWSQILQMGGITEDVTVLTARPTQDTHPSPWAPPPVEEVLAAIAEQRPKVVLAAHVETASGILLPDDYVRKVGRATREAGGLFVLDCIASGALWVDMKDLAVDVLISAPQKGWSGTPGTAYVMVEERAREVIGATTSSSFVTDLKKWLTITDGYAEGKHAYHATVPTDTIVHNTELMLLARQRGLPALKEAQVELGTKVRALLAGRGFLSVAAEGYGAPGVVVVHTDDPGLRSGAKFVEVGVQAAGGVPLMCGEPEDFSTFRLGLFGLDKLADVDGTVARLAAALDRVEAL